Proteins co-encoded in one Acidovorax sp. 69 genomic window:
- a CDS encoding Signal transduction histidine kinase, producing the protein MHLRSIVLLLTVLAIAALAALNWSALTTPSLVSLGLVSFEAPLGLMMLALTALLGIFFVAYVLSLQGSVLFEARRHTRELQAQRELADKAEASRFTELRTFLEAQHRQAHSAVLARLDSLEARLAARAEESDNTTAAYVGQLEQQLRTHNPVVSHRV; encoded by the coding sequence ATGCACTTGCGTTCCATCGTTCTTCTTTTGACAGTGCTGGCAATTGCCGCGCTGGCGGCACTGAACTGGTCCGCGCTCACAACCCCTTCCCTCGTATCGCTCGGCTTAGTGTCTTTTGAAGCGCCTCTGGGGCTGATGATGCTTGCACTCACTGCCCTGTTGGGCATCTTCTTTGTGGCGTATGTGCTGTCGCTGCAGGGTTCGGTGCTTTTCGAAGCGCGCCGTCACACGAGAGAGCTGCAGGCCCAGCGCGAACTGGCTGACAAGGCCGAGGCCTCACGCTTCACGGAGCTGCGCACATTCCTGGAGGCCCAGCACCGGCAGGCCCATTCGGCGGTCCTTGCGCGTTTGGACAGCCTGGAGGCACGCCTTGCCGCCCGGGCAGAAGAGTCGGACAACACCACCGCCGCCTATGTAGGGCAACTGGAGCAACAGTTGCGTACCCACAATCCAGTTGTCAGCCATAGGGTGTAA
- a CDS encoding TIGR04438 family Trp-rich protein codes for MYLLGLSLLMLALKYFEIGPVATWSWWWVLAPFAATALWWAWADSTGYTKRKAMEKMDQRKKDRINKNKEALGIQPRKPR; via the coding sequence ATGTATTTGCTGGGTCTTTCACTTCTCATGCTGGCACTGAAGTATTTCGAGATCGGCCCCGTGGCGACATGGTCGTGGTGGTGGGTGTTGGCACCTTTTGCCGCCACCGCGTTGTGGTGGGCGTGGGCGGATTCCACCGGCTACACCAAGCGCAAAGCCATGGAAAAGATGGACCAGCGCAAGAAGGACCGCATCAACAAGAACAAAGAAGCTTTGGGCATCCAACCGCGCAAGCCGCGTTGA
- the bfr gene encoding bacterioferritin, which yields MQGNPQVVEYLKDLLRGELAARDQYFAHSRLYEDQGFAKLYARLDHEMQEETQHADALLRRILFLGGRPDMRPKEFTPGETVPEMLRKDLDTEYTVRAALQGGMALCESVGDYVSRDLLLAQLRDTEEDHAYWLEKQIGLIDKMGLQNYLQSQMGSLSA from the coding sequence ATGCAGGGAAACCCCCAAGTCGTCGAATATCTCAAGGATCTGCTGCGTGGCGAACTGGCGGCACGCGACCAGTATTTCGCGCATTCGCGTCTGTATGAAGACCAGGGTTTCGCCAAGCTCTATGCACGCCTCGACCACGAAATGCAGGAGGAAACCCAGCATGCCGATGCGCTGCTGCGCCGCATCCTCTTCCTGGGCGGACGCCCCGACATGCGCCCCAAAGAGTTCACACCCGGCGAGACGGTGCCCGAGATGCTGCGCAAGGACCTGGACACCGAATACACCGTGCGCGCAGCCCTGCAAGGCGGCATGGCACTGTGCGAAAGCGTGGGCGACTACGTGAGCCGCGACCTGCTACTGGCCCAGTTGCGTGACACCGAGGAAGACCATGCGTACTGGCTCGAAAAGCAGATCGGCCTGATCGACAAGATGGGCCTGCAAAATTATCTGCAGTCACAAATGGGCAGCCTTTCAGCATAA
- a CDS encoding c-type cytochrome, with protein MKRTLITLAMTLSVAAPAMADLALATSKNCMACHAVDKKLVGPAYKDVAAKYAGQKDAVDKLAAKIVKGGSGVWGPVPMPANAQVNDAEAKKLAAWVLTQK; from the coding sequence ATGAAGCGTACCCTGATCACTCTTGCCATGACGCTGTCGGTTGCGGCACCCGCAATGGCCGACCTGGCCCTCGCAACCTCGAAAAACTGCATGGCATGCCATGCCGTAGACAAGAAACTGGTGGGGCCTGCGTACAAAGACGTCGCCGCCAAATATGCGGGCCAAAAAGATGCCGTGGACAAGCTGGCCGCCAAAATCGTCAAGGGCGGCTCCGGTGTCTGGGGCCCAGTTCCCATGCCCGCCAATGCACAGGTCAATGACGCTGAAGCCAAAAAACTGGCAGCCTGGGTCCTGACGCAGAAGTAA
- the ilvD gene encoding dihydroxy-acid dehydratase gives MPIYRSKTSTAGRNMAGARSLWRATGMKDDDFSKPIIAVVNSFTQFVPGHVHLKDLGQLVAREIEAAGGVAKEFNTIAVDDGIAMGHDGMLYSLPSRDIIADSVEYMVNAHCADAMVCISNCDKITPGMLMAAMRLNIPVIFVSGGPMEAGKTRLANPVTKVMEFKKLDLVDAMVIAADTNYSDADVAEVERSACPTCGSCSGMFTANSMNCLTEALGLSLPGNGTVVATHSDREQLFKRAGRRIVEIAKQYYEQDDERVLPRSVGFKAFENAMTLDIAMGGSTNTILHLLAIASEAEIPFTMADIDRLSRVVPQLCKVAPNTNKYHIEDVHRAGGIMAILGELDRAGKLHTDAPTVHAPTLKDALDQWDIVRTQDEAVRTFYMAGPAGVPTQVAFSQSTRWPSLDLDRAEGCIRSYDHAFSKEGGLAVLTGNIAVDGCVVKSAGVDESILVFEGTAHVTESQDEAVANILADKVKAGDIVIVRYEGPKGGPGMQEMLYPTSYIKSKGLGKACALLTDGRFSGGTSGLSIGHCSPEAAAGGAIGLVQNGDRIRIDIPNRSINVLVSNEELAKRREAQNAKGWKPAQPRPRKVSAALKAYAKLVMSADKGAVRDLSLLED, from the coding sequence ATGCCTATCTACCGTTCCAAAACCTCCACCGCCGGTCGCAACATGGCTGGGGCGCGCTCCTTGTGGCGCGCCACCGGCATGAAAGACGATGATTTCAGCAAGCCCATCATCGCGGTGGTTAACTCTTTCACCCAGTTTGTGCCCGGCCATGTGCACCTGAAGGACCTGGGCCAGCTCGTCGCCCGCGAGATCGAGGCCGCTGGCGGCGTGGCCAAGGAGTTCAACACCATTGCCGTGGACGATGGAATCGCCATGGGCCACGACGGCATGCTGTATTCGCTGCCCAGCCGCGACATCATTGCGGACTCGGTCGAGTACATGGTCAACGCCCACTGCGCCGATGCGATGGTGTGCATCTCCAACTGCGACAAGATCACGCCCGGCATGCTGATGGCCGCGATGCGCCTCAACATTCCAGTGATTTTCGTCTCGGGCGGCCCGATGGAAGCGGGTAAGACCCGCCTGGCCAACCCCGTCACCAAGGTCATGGAGTTCAAGAAGCTCGACCTGGTGGACGCCATGGTGATCGCTGCAGACACCAATTACTCCGACGCCGACGTGGCTGAGGTGGAGCGCTCAGCCTGCCCCACCTGCGGATCGTGTTCGGGCATGTTCACGGCCAACTCCATGAACTGCCTGACCGAGGCCCTGGGCCTGTCGCTGCCCGGCAATGGCACCGTGGTGGCCACACATTCTGACCGCGAGCAGCTTTTCAAGCGCGCGGGCCGACGCATCGTGGAGATCGCCAAGCAATATTACGAACAGGACGACGAACGCGTGTTGCCGCGCTCGGTGGGCTTCAAGGCGTTTGAGAACGCCATGACGCTGGACATCGCCATGGGCGGCTCCACCAACACCATCCTGCACTTGCTGGCGATAGCCAGTGAAGCGGAGATTCCGTTCACGATGGCCGATATTGACCGCCTCTCGCGCGTCGTGCCGCAGTTGTGCAAGGTGGCGCCCAACACCAACAAGTACCACATCGAAGACGTGCACCGCGCGGGCGGCATCATGGCCATCCTGGGCGAGCTGGACCGTGCGGGCAAGTTGCACACCGACGCTCCCACCGTGCATGCACCGACCCTCAAGGACGCGCTGGACCAGTGGGACATCGTGCGCACGCAGGACGAAGCCGTGCGCACCTTCTACATGGCCGGCCCCGCCGGCGTGCCCACGCAGGTGGCGTTCAGCCAGTCCACCCGCTGGCCCAGTCTGGACCTGGACCGTGCCGAAGGCTGCATCCGTTCGTACGACCACGCCTTCAGCAAGGAAGGCGGCCTGGCCGTGCTGACGGGCAACATCGCGGTGGACGGCTGCGTGGTCAAGTCGGCCGGCGTGGACGAAAGCATTCTGGTGTTCGAGGGCACTGCCCACGTTACCGAGTCGCAGGACGAGGCGGTGGCCAACATCCTGGCCGACAAGGTCAAGGCCGGTGACATCGTCATCGTGCGTTACGAAGGCCCCAAGGGCGGCCCCGGCATGCAGGAGATGCTCTACCCCACCAGCTACATCAAGTCCAAGGGCCTGGGCAAGGCGTGTGCGTTGCTCACTGACGGGCGCTTCTCGGGCGGCACGTCTGGCCTGTCGATTGGCCACTGCTCGCCCGAAGCCGCTGCGGGCGGGGCCATCGGGTTGGTGCAAAACGGCGACCGTATCCGTATCGACATCCCCAACCGCAGCATCAACGTGCTGGTGAGCAACGAAGAACTGGCAAAGCGCCGTGAGGCACAAAATGCCAAAGGCTGGAAGCCCGCCCAGCCCCGCCCGCGCAAGGTGTCGGCGGCACTCAAGGCCTATGCCAAGTTGGTGATGTCAGCCGACAAGGGGGCTGTGCGCGATTTGTCGCTGCTGGAGGATTGA
- the ilvD gene encoding dihydroxy-acid dehydratase: MTNPTTPSTPINRRSANITQGKARAPNRSMYYAMGYEEGDFVKPMVGVANGHSTITPCNSGLQKLADAAIAGIEEAGGNAQVFGTPTISDGMAMGTEGMKYSLVSREVISDCIETCVGGQWMDGVLVVGGCDKNMPGGLMGMLRANVPAIYVYGGTILPGHYQGKDLNIVSVFEAVGENAAGKMSDFDLKEIEKRAIPGTGSCGGMYTANTMSSAFEALGISLPYSSTMANPHDEKMNSAKESAKVLIEAIRMDLKPRDIVTKKAIENAVAVIMATGGSTNAVLHFLAIAHTAGVEWSIDDFERIRKQTPVLCDLKPSGKYLAVDLHRAGGIPQVMKVLLNAGLLHGDCITISGKTIAEVLKDVPDVPRADQDVIRGIDKPMYAQGHLAILKGNLSPEGAVAKITGLKNPVITGPARVFDDEQSALEAILAGKIVAGDVMVLRYLGPKGGPGMPEMLAPTGALIGAGLGESVGLITDGRFSGGTWGMVVGHVAPEAAAGGTIAFVNEGDSITIDARQLLLELNVPEEEIAKRRAGWTAPAPRYTRGVQAKFAFNASSASKGAVLDAY, translated from the coding sequence ATGACCAACCCCACCACTCCCTCCACCCCCATCAACCGCCGCAGCGCCAACATCACCCAGGGCAAGGCGCGCGCGCCCAACCGCTCCATGTACTACGCCATGGGCTACGAGGAAGGCGACTTCGTCAAGCCCATGGTCGGCGTGGCCAACGGCCACAGCACCATCACCCCCTGCAACAGCGGCCTGCAAAAACTGGCCGACGCGGCGATTGCTGGCATCGAAGAAGCGGGCGGCAACGCCCAGGTGTTTGGCACGCCCACCATTTCGGACGGCATGGCCATGGGCACCGAAGGCATGAAGTACAGCCTGGTGAGCCGCGAGGTGATCAGCGACTGCATCGAGACCTGCGTGGGCGGCCAGTGGATGGACGGCGTGCTGGTGGTGGGCGGCTGCGACAAGAACATGCCCGGCGGCCTGATGGGCATGCTGCGCGCCAACGTGCCCGCCATCTATGTGTACGGCGGCACCATCCTGCCCGGCCACTACCAGGGCAAGGACCTGAACATCGTGAGCGTGTTCGAAGCCGTGGGCGAAAACGCTGCGGGCAAGATGAGCGACTTCGACCTGAAAGAGATCGAAAAGCGCGCCATCCCCGGCACCGGCTCCTGCGGTGGCATGTACACGGCCAACACCATGTCCAGCGCCTTCGAGGCCCTGGGCATCAGCCTGCCCTACTCGTCCACCATGGCCAACCCGCACGACGAGAAGATGAACTCGGCCAAGGAATCGGCCAAGGTGCTGATCGAGGCCATCAGGATGGACCTCAAGCCCCGCGACATCGTGACCAAGAAGGCCATCGAAAACGCCGTGGCCGTCATCATGGCCACCGGTGGTTCCACCAACGCCGTGCTGCACTTCCTGGCCATCGCCCACACGGCGGGCGTGGAGTGGAGCATCGACGACTTCGAGCGCATCCGCAAGCAGACCCCCGTGCTGTGCGACCTGAAACCCAGTGGCAAGTACCTGGCCGTGGACCTGCACCGCGCAGGCGGCATCCCGCAGGTGATGAAGGTGCTGCTCAACGCCGGCCTGCTGCACGGCGACTGCATCACCATCAGCGGCAAGACCATTGCCGAAGTGCTCAAGGACGTGCCCGATGTGCCACGCGCCGACCAGGACGTGATCCGCGGCATCGACAAGCCCATGTACGCGCAAGGCCACCTGGCCATCCTGAAGGGCAATCTGAGCCCCGAAGGCGCTGTGGCCAAGATCACGGGCCTGAAGAACCCTGTCATCACCGGCCCCGCCCGCGTTTTCGACGACGAGCAGTCCGCGCTCGAAGCCATCCTGGCCGGCAAGATCGTTGCGGGCGACGTGATGGTGCTGCGCTACCTGGGCCCCAAGGGCGGCCCTGGCATGCCCGAAATGCTGGCCCCCACCGGCGCACTGATCGGCGCCGGCCTGGGTGAAAGCGTGGGCCTGATCACCGACGGCCGCTTCTCCGGCGGCACCTGGGGCATGGTGGTGGGCCATGTGGCACCCGAAGCCGCTGCCGGTGGCACCATTGCCTTCGTCAACGAAGGCGACAGCATCACCATCGACGCGCGCCAGTTGCTGCTGGAGCTGAATGTGCCCGAAGAAGAAATCGCCAAGCGCCGCGCTGGCTGGACTGCCCCAGCCCCCCGCTACACCCGCGGCGTGCAGGCCAAGTTTGCGTTCAATGCATCGAGTGCCAGCAAGGGTGCCGTGCTGGACGCCTATTGA